A section of the Pan paniscus chromosome 7, NHGRI_mPanPan1-v2.0_pri, whole genome shotgun sequence genome encodes:
- the LOC129395892 gene encoding protein FAM90A15-like produces the protein MMARRDPKSWAERLVRAQTLQKQRRAPVGPRAPPPSEEDPRLKCKNCGAFGHTARSTRCPMKCWKAALVPETLGKKEGKENLKPWKPQVEANPGPLNKDKGEKEERPRPQDPQRKALLHMFSGKPPEKPLPNRKGSTESSDYLRVASGPMPVHTTSKRPRLGPVLADRSATERSDRGSVLASPSPLRKASLSSSSSLGPKERQTGAAADIPQPAVRQQGPEPLLVVKPTHSSPEGGCREVPQAASKTHGLLQAIRPQAQDKRPAVTSQPCPPAATHSLGLGSNLSFGPGAKRPAQARIQACLNFPKKPRLGPFQIPESAIQGGELGAPENLQPPPAATELGPSTSPQMGRRTPAQVPSVDRQPPHSRPCLPTAQACTMSHHPAASHDGAQPLRVLFRRLENGRWSSSLLAAPSFHSPEKPGAFLAQSPHVSEKSEGPRVRVPPSVLYEDLQVSSSSEDSDSDLE, from the exons ATGATGGCACGTCGGGACCCCAAATCTTGGGCCGAGAGACTGGTGAGAGCCCAGACCCTCCAGAAGCAGCGGAGGGCCCCAGTTGGGCCAAGGGCTCCCCCGCCCAGTGAAGAAGATCCCAGG CTCAAGTGCAAAAACTGCGGGGCCTTTGGCCACACGGCCAGAAGTACCAGGTGCCCCATGAAGTGCTGGAAGGCAGCCCTGGTTCCAGAGACCTtggggaaaaaggaagggaaggaaaacctgaaaccatggaaGCCCCAGGTTGAAGCCAACCCGGGGCCCTTGAACAAGgataagggagagaaggaagagagaccaaG GCCACAAGACCCGCAGAGGAAGGCTCTCCTCCACATGTTTTCTGGGAAACCTCCAGAGAAGCCGCTGCCGAATCGAAAAGGATCCACGGAATCTTCTGATTATCTGAGG gTTGCAAGCGGGCCAATGCCGGTCCACACAACCAGTAAGAGGCCGCGCCTGGGCCCTGTCCTCGCTGATCGCTCAGCTACCGAAAGGTCTGACAGGGGCTCCGTCTTGGCTTCGCCGTCTCCCCTCAGAAAAGCCAGTCTGAGCTCCTCCTCAAGTCTTGGAccaaaggaaagacagacagggGCTGCGGCCGACATCCCTCAGCCTGCAGTCAGGCAGCAGGGCCCCGAGCCTCTCCTCGTGGTGAAGCCGacacacagcagccctgagggtggctgccgagaagttccccaggctgcctccaaAACCCACGGCCTGCTCCAGGCCATCAGACCGCAGGCACAGGACAAACGTCCTGCGGTGACCTCACAGCCCTGCCCGCCAGCCGCCACACACAGCTTGGGCCTAGGCTCCAATCTCAGCTTCGGGCCAGGAGCCAAGAGACCTGCCCAGGCTCGGATTCAGGCTTGCCTGAACTTCCCCAAGAAACCGAGACTGGGTCCCTTCCAGATCCCCGAAAGCGCCATCCAGGGAGGTGAGCTGGGGGCCCCGGAGAATCTCCAACCTCCGCCAGCCGCAACCGAACTTGGACCAAGTACGTCGCCCCAGATGGGCAGGAGGACACCCGCCCAGGTGCCCAGCGTCGACCGGCAGCCTCCGCACAGCAGACCTTGCCTGCCTACTGCCCAGGCCTGCACCATGTCCCATCACCCAGCGGCCAGCCATGATGGggcccagcctctcagagtgctcttCCGGAGACTGGAAAACGGACGCTGGAGCTCCAGCCTCCTGGCGGCCCCCTCATTTCACTCTCCTGAGAAGCCGGGAGCCTTCCTCGCTCAGAGCCCTCATGTGTCAGAGAAGTCTGAGGGTCCCCGTGTTCGTGTCCCACCGAGCGTCCTCTATGAGGACCTTCAGgtttcctcctcctcagaggaCAGCGATTCTGACCTGGAGTGA
- the LOC129395891 gene encoding protein FAM90A15-like — MMARRDPKSWAERLVRAQTLQKQRRAPVGPRAPPPSEEDPRLKCKNCGAFGHTARSTRCPMKCWKAALVPETLGKKEGKENLKPWKPQVEANPGPLNKDKGEKEERPRPQDPQRKALLHMFSGKPPEKPLPNRKGSTESSDYLRVASGPMPVHTTSKRPRLGPVLADRSATERSDRGSVLASPSPLRKASLSSSSSLGPKERQTGAAADIPQPAVRQQGPEPLLVVKPTHSSPEGGCREVPQAASKTHGLLQAIRPQAQDKRPAVTSQPCPPAATHSLGLGSNLSFGPGAKRPAQARIQACLNFPKKPRLGPFQIPESAIQGGELGAPENLQPPPAATELGPSTSPQMGRRTPAQVPSVDRQPPHSRPCLPTAQACTMSHHPAASHDGAQPLRVLFRRLENGRWSSSLLAAPSFHSPEKPGAFLAQSPHVSEKSEGPRVRVPPSVLYEDLQVSSSSEDSDSDLE; from the exons ATGATGGCACGTCGGGACCCCAAATCTTGGGCCGAGAGACTGGTGAGAGCCCAGACCCTCCAGAAGCAGCGGAGGGCCCCAGTTGGGCCAAGGGCTCCCCCGCCCAGTGAAGAAGATCCCAGG CTCAAGTGCAAAAACTGCGGGGCCTTTGGCCACACGGCCAGAAGTACCAGGTGCCCCATGAAGTGCTGGAAGGCAGCCCTGGTTCCAGAGACCTtggggaaaaaggaagggaaggaaaacctgaaaccatggaaGCCCCAGGTTGAAGCCAACCCGGGGCCCTTGAACAAGgataagggagagaaggaagagagaccaaG GCCACAAGACCCACAGAGGAAGGCTCTCCTCCACATGTTTTCTGGGAAACCTCCAGAGAAGCCGCTGCCGAATCGAAAAGGATCCACGGAATCTTCTGATTATCTGAGG gTTGCAAGCGGGCCAATGCCGGTCCACACAACCAGTAAGAGGCCGCGCCTGGGCCCTGTCCTCGCTGATCGCTCAGCTACCGAAAGGTCTGACAGGGGCTCCGTCTTGGCTTCGCCGTCTCCCCTCAGAAAAGCCAGTCTGAGCTCCTCCTCAAGTCTTGGAccaaaggaaagacagacagggGCTGCGGCCGACATCCCTCAGCCTGCAGTCAGGCAGCAGGGCCCCGAGCCTCTCCTCGTGGTGAAGCCGacacacagcagccctgagggtggctgccgagaagttccccaggctgcctccaaAACCCACGGCCTGCTCCAGGCCATCAGACCGCAGGCACAGGACAAACGTCCTGCGGTGACCTCACAGCCCTGCCCGCCAGCCGCCACACACAGCTTGGGCCTAGGCTCCAATCTCAGCTTCGGGCCAGGAGCCAAGAGACCTGCCCAGGCTCGGATTCAGGCTTGCCTGAACTTCCCCAAGAAACCGAGACTGGGTCCCTTCCAGATCCCCGAAAGCGCCATCCAGGGAGGTGAGCTGGGGGCCCCGGAGAATCTCCAACCTCCGCCAGCCGCAACCGAACTTGGACCAAGTACGTCGCCCCAGATGGGCAGGAGGACACCCGCCCAGGTGCCCAGCGTCGACCGGCAGCCTCCGCACAGCAGACCTTGCCTGCCTACTGCCCAGGCCTGCACCATGTCCCATCACCCAGCGGCCAGCCATGATGGggcccagcctctcagagtgctcttCCGGAGACTGGAAAACGGACGCTGGAGCTCCAGCCTCCTGGCGGCCCCCTCATTTCACTCTCCTGAGAAGCCGGGAGCCTTCCTCGCTCAGAGCCCTCATGTGTCAGAGAAGTCTGAGGGTCCCCGTGTTCGTGTCCCACCGAGCGTCCTCTATGAGGACCTTCAGgtttcctcctcctcagaggaCAGCGATTCTGACCTGGAGTGA